In Acaryochloris marina S15, a single genomic region encodes these proteins:
- a CDS encoding PspA/IM30 family protein → MNRTKTVVRATWNWLWGKPIEAGGEIAAQVSEDSIDDLTQAFQTLVDSVGLQKGALAEALRLHDETEQQVKSLSDQAEQLVAAGEDDAALAVLAELDVLEEYRPQLEEQVLFAKQTLAEGTTRMKEAQLELRKMQAQQKMGASTMRVTQALERANQAAGIDNQSAMRRFEKSQEAIKRRNIQAQATSEVQGELKGTSRAIKSLHAQDRLAQLKAKQATNTAESKDQ, encoded by the coding sequence CACCTGGAATTGGCTATGGGGGAAGCCAATCGAGGCAGGGGGCGAAATCGCAGCCCAAGTCAGTGAAGACAGCATTGACGATCTCACCCAGGCTTTTCAAACCCTCGTAGATTCGGTGGGGCTACAAAAGGGCGCATTAGCTGAGGCACTTCGATTACATGATGAGACCGAGCAACAGGTGAAATCCCTCAGTGACCAAGCGGAGCAGCTAGTGGCTGCCGGTGAAGATGATGCCGCCCTGGCCGTATTAGCCGAACTGGATGTTCTAGAAGAGTATCGTCCACAGCTAGAAGAACAGGTGTTATTTGCCAAACAAACCTTAGCGGAAGGAACAACCCGTATGAAAGAGGCCCAGTTGGAGCTGAGAAAGATGCAGGCCCAGCAAAAAATGGGGGCTTCGACCATGCGGGTCACCCAAGCCTTAGAGCGGGCTAACCAAGCAGCTGGCATCGATAACCAATCAGCGATGCGACGGTTTGAAAAATCCCAAGAAGCTATCAAGCGGCGCAATATCCAAGCCCAGGCCACCTCAGAAGTACAGGGAGAGCTTAAGGGAACATCCAGAGCGATTAAATCCCTCCATGCCCAAGATCGCCTCGCCCAACTGAAGGCGAAACAAGCCACCAACACTGCAGAAAGCAAGGACCAATAA